The following are from one region of the Rosistilla carotiformis genome:
- a CDS encoding endonuclease domain-containing protein translates to MDDSRLEWLPDLSAGLMGLAVDDVMSTCDSVSNLLLQRNPEGCIVRYAMRSVPESSHWMHAFTKTFAEAALQYWPNWYRQTFSFEHAAEAGRGQDASFDEIVDAMVAGCRSELQHAVDPRWLRLAIRCVARNQVPFVPQYSLTQQLRQLAAALTGSPLVVLISATWNEACDDPRMMGLAAGCEWVAEQTGGAVYLVTDPAIARHRMLEKVPFVHRSGDENAQWQSGATATSPEANAVAEAARPGADRVAGRQNQEERKLVFPILGRPHPGSPGEQFLARALANDRSLAGMFEFNVRVLGVRGSSHVVDLLWRIGKVVVEVDGFRFHSREEEFRKDRFRDYELLISGYLVLRLPHDEVIADPLLAIEKIRDVVNFRIAENQ, encoded by the coding sequence ATGGATGATAGCCGATTGGAATGGTTGCCGGATCTGTCTGCGGGGCTCATGGGGCTGGCGGTCGATGACGTGATGTCGACCTGTGATTCGGTCAGTAATCTGTTGCTCCAACGAAATCCCGAGGGCTGCATCGTGCGTTATGCGATGCGTTCGGTCCCCGAAAGCTCGCATTGGATGCATGCGTTCACTAAAACGTTTGCCGAGGCGGCATTGCAATATTGGCCGAATTGGTATCGCCAAACATTTTCATTCGAACATGCGGCTGAAGCGGGCCGCGGCCAAGATGCTTCTTTCGACGAGATCGTCGATGCGATGGTTGCCGGTTGCCGTTCCGAGCTTCAGCACGCTGTCGATCCGCGATGGTTGCGGTTGGCGATCAGATGTGTCGCCAGGAATCAAGTGCCGTTTGTTCCCCAGTATTCGCTGACGCAGCAGCTGCGGCAACTGGCAGCGGCATTGACGGGATCACCGTTAGTGGTTTTGATTTCTGCCACTTGGAACGAAGCGTGTGATGATCCGCGAATGATGGGATTGGCGGCGGGGTGTGAATGGGTAGCGGAGCAAACAGGTGGAGCGGTTTATCTGGTGACCGACCCTGCGATCGCACGCCATCGGATGCTGGAGAAGGTGCCGTTTGTGCATCGTTCTGGAGACGAGAATGCGCAATGGCAGTCGGGAGCTACAGCAACGTCGCCGGAAGCGAATGCCGTTGCGGAGGCAGCAAGGCCGGGGGCGGATCGGGTAGCCGGAAGGCAAAACCAGGAAGAGCGGAAGCTGGTCTTTCCGATCCTTGGTCGCCCGCATCCTGGTAGTCCAGGGGAGCAGTTTCTTGCCCGAGCGCTTGCCAACGATCGATCGCTGGCGGGGATGTTTGAATTCAATGTACGTGTTTTGGGTGTGCGTGGATCGTCGCATGTGGTGGATTTGCTGTGGCGAATTGGTAAAGTAGTCGTGGAAGTCGATGGCTTTCGATTCCACAGCAGGGAGGAAGAGTTTCGCAAGGATCGTTTCCGCGACTACGAATTGCTGATCAGCGGTTATCTGGTGTTACGGTTGCCGCATGACGAAGTGATCGCCGACCCGTTGTTGGCGATCGAGAAAATTCGTGACGTCGTTAATTTCCGGATTGCTGAAAATCAGTAG
- a CDS encoding carbamoyltransferase family protein, with protein sequence MTAILGISAFYHDSAAALIVDGVIVAAAQEERFTRCKHDASFPEHAIAFCLEQAGLCRNDLDYVVFYEKPFVKFERLLETYLAVAPAGFRSFAAAMPVWLKDKLFIKRRLRRELADAPKAKLIFTGHHQSHAASAFFPSPFEEAAFLTLDGVGQWATTTWGVGRGNKLQTDHQINFPHSLGLLYSAFTYHCGFTVNSGEYKLMGLAPYGSPIYADKIREHLIDIRDDGSFWMDMRYFQYCRGLTMTNRRFSDLFQIAPRQPESEFQQRHFDMAASVQAVTEEIVLAMARHIHRQSDCKNLVLAGGVALNCVANGRLLLEGPFERIWVQPAAGDAGGALGGALFAWHQLLNKQRTVQPDQDSQAGSLLGPSYTNAAISQFLDRQAARYTQIDDDRELTRRVAELLAEGKVVGWFHGRMEFGPRALGARSILADARAPQMQSILNNKVKRRESFRPFAPIVLQDLASEWFDIAPQHDSPYMSLVTTVAKSKRTPPQDDPTSLPSDRGTQPDALSRRLNGPPRSRVPAVTHVDDSARLQTVDRVRNPRLHQLLTDFYQQTQCPVLVNTSFNVRGEPIVCTPEDAYRCFAQTEIDVLVLENCIVIKSENSDQ encoded by the coding sequence TTGACCGCGATCCTGGGAATCTCCGCTTTTTATCACGACAGCGCGGCAGCACTTATCGTCGACGGAGTGATTGTTGCGGCGGCGCAGGAAGAGCGTTTTACGCGGTGCAAGCACGACGCAAGTTTCCCTGAACATGCGATCGCTTTTTGCCTGGAACAAGCCGGGCTCTGTCGCAACGATCTCGACTACGTCGTCTTCTACGAAAAGCCGTTTGTGAAGTTCGAACGACTGCTGGAGACCTATCTGGCGGTCGCTCCCGCGGGCTTCCGCAGCTTTGCCGCCGCGATGCCGGTCTGGTTAAAGGACAAGTTGTTCATCAAACGCAGATTGCGGCGAGAACTCGCCGACGCGCCCAAAGCCAAGCTGATCTTCACCGGGCATCATCAGAGCCACGCGGCGAGCGCCTTCTTCCCCAGCCCGTTCGAAGAAGCGGCCTTCTTAACGCTCGATGGCGTTGGCCAGTGGGCCACGACAACTTGGGGCGTCGGACGCGGAAACAAACTCCAAACCGATCACCAAATCAATTTCCCGCACTCGCTGGGGCTGCTCTATTCCGCGTTCACCTATCACTGTGGATTTACAGTCAACAGCGGCGAATACAAGCTGATGGGACTGGCACCCTACGGATCGCCGATCTACGCCGACAAGATCCGCGAGCATTTGATCGACATCCGCGACGACGGCAGCTTTTGGATGGACATGCGTTACTTCCAATACTGCCGCGGACTGACGATGACGAATCGTCGGTTCAGCGACCTATTCCAGATCGCGCCGCGCCAGCCCGAATCGGAATTCCAGCAGCGACATTTCGACATGGCAGCCAGCGTTCAAGCGGTCACCGAAGAGATCGTGCTGGCGATGGCTCGACACATCCATCGACAATCCGACTGCAAAAACCTGGTTCTTGCCGGAGGCGTCGCGTTGAATTGCGTCGCCAACGGGCGGCTGTTGCTAGAGGGCCCGTTTGAGCGCATCTGGGTTCAACCGGCTGCCGGAGATGCAGGCGGCGCACTCGGCGGAGCACTGTTTGCTTGGCATCAACTGCTGAATAAACAACGCACTGTTCAACCGGACCAAGATTCGCAAGCCGGCAGCCTGTTGGGCCCCAGCTACACCAACGCCGCGATTTCGCAGTTCCTGGATCGACAAGCGGCTCGCTACACGCAAATCGATGACGATCGAGAACTTACGCGCCGCGTGGCGGAACTGCTGGCTGAAGGGAAGGTCGTCGGCTGGTTTCACGGCCGGATGGAGTTTGGTCCGCGAGCGCTCGGCGCTCGCAGCATCCTGGCCGACGCGCGTGCTCCACAAATGCAGTCGATCCTGAACAACAAAGTGAAACGCCGCGAGAGCTTTCGGCCGTTTGCACCGATCGTACTTCAAGACTTGGCTTCGGAGTGGTTCGACATCGCTCCGCAGCACGACAGCCCGTACATGTCCCTTGTCACCACCGTTGCGAAATCGAAACGAACGCCACCCCAAGACGATCCAACCAGCCTTCCCTCCGATCGGGGAACGCAGCCCGATGCATTATCGCGCAGGCTCAACGGGCCGCCGCGCAGCCGCGTTCCCGCGGTCACCCATGTCGACGATTCGGCGCGACTGCAAACCGTCGATCGCGTCCGCAACCCGCGACTGCATCAACTACTGACCGACTTCTACCAACAGACTCAATGTCCGGTCCTGGTCAACACAAGCTTCAACGTTCGCGGCGAACCGATCGTATGCACTCCCGAAGACGCCTACCGCTGCTTCGCGCAGACCGAGATCGACGTCTTGGTTTTAGAAAATTGCATCGTGATCAAATCCGAGAACTCGGATCAATAA
- a CDS encoding SxtJ family membrane protein, giving the protein MKTSDITTAPDDKTLRQFGFLLGLILVIAAGFRWHAGSTNLAGTMIAAAVASAAIGAVVPGMLKPLFVGWMIAVFPIRWLVSHMILAIIYYGIITPLGLILRIAGHDPLGRRKSRRPSHWIAAEPEVAAERYLKQY; this is encoded by the coding sequence ATGAAAACTTCCGACATCACCACCGCTCCCGACGACAAGACGCTCCGCCAGTTCGGCTTCCTACTGGGACTGATCCTCGTCATCGCCGCTGGCTTCCGTTGGCACGCTGGTTCGACGAACCTAGCTGGGACAATGATCGCCGCTGCCGTCGCCAGCGCCGCGATCGGTGCGGTGGTTCCGGGGATGCTGAAGCCACTGTTTGTCGGGTGGATGATCGCCGTCTTTCCAATCCGCTGGCTGGTCTCTCACATGATCTTAGCGATCATTTATTATGGGATCATCACGCCGCTGGGGCTGATCCTGCGAATCGCGGGGCACGATCCGCTGGGGCGCAGGAAATCGAGGCGGCCCAGCCACTGGATCGCGGCGGAGCCAGAGGTCGCAGCCGAGCGATACCTGAAACAATACTGA
- a CDS encoding DUF5989 family protein — MEDQDDDKFAEIANASHEQSFLSELVEFLRFNKKWWLAPILVALLLLGALLLLSGTAAAPFIYTLF; from the coding sequence ATGGAAGATCAAGACGACGACAAATTCGCCGAAATCGCCAACGCTTCCCACGAGCAATCGTTCCTGAGCGAGCTGGTTGAATTCTTGAGGTTCAACAAAAAGTGGTGGCTCGCCCCGATCCTGGTCGCGCTACTGCTGCTCGGTGCACTGTTGCTGCTGTCGGGAACCGCAGCAGCCCCTTTCATCTATACGCTGTTTTGA
- a CDS encoding 3-keto-disaccharide hydrolase, with product MKASVVAFALVSLFVSTAATADEAFPKGQWVSLFNGKDLDGWTPKIKGYDLGDNYGNTFRVEDGVMKVGYEAYDSFDKRFGHLFYKQPFSNYRFRVEYRFVGEQCKGGEGWALRNSGVMLHGESPEEMTKDQDFPTSIEVQLLGGDGKRPRTNANLCTPGTNVVKEGKLFTPHCTSSSSKTYHGDQWVTVEIEVRGNDVIRHLIDGEVVLEYTKPQLDERDAHAAKLIEKAGTKMLSGGSISLQSESHPIEFRKVEIMLLD from the coding sequence ATGAAAGCTTCTGTCGTCGCGTTTGCACTCGTTTCGCTGTTTGTTTCAACCGCTGCCACCGCGGACGAAGCGTTCCCCAAAGGGCAATGGGTTTCGCTGTTTAACGGCAAGGATCTCGACGGCTGGACCCCCAAGATCAAGGGCTACGATCTGGGCGACAACTATGGCAACACGTTCCGCGTCGAAGATGGCGTGATGAAGGTTGGCTACGAAGCCTACGATTCGTTTGATAAACGCTTCGGGCATCTGTTTTATAAGCAGCCGTTTTCGAACTACCGCTTTCGCGTCGAGTACCGTTTTGTCGGCGAGCAATGCAAGGGGGGCGAGGGCTGGGCGCTTCGCAATAGTGGCGTGATGCTGCATGGCGAGTCGCCCGAAGAGATGACCAAGGACCAAGACTTTCCGACCTCGATCGAAGTTCAGTTGCTCGGTGGCGATGGCAAACGTCCGCGGACCAACGCCAATCTTTGCACCCCCGGAACAAACGTCGTGAAGGAGGGCAAGCTGTTCACGCCGCACTGCACCAGTTCGTCATCGAAGACCTATCACGGCGACCAGTGGGTGACGGTCGAGATCGAGGTTCGCGGGAACGATGTGATCCGCCACTTGATCGATGGCGAGGTGGTTCTGGAATACACCAAGCCGCAGTTGGATGAACGCGACGCCCACGCCGCCAAGTTGATTGAAAAGGCGGGGACGAAGATGCTGTCCGGTGGATCGATCTCGCTGCAATCCGAGAGCCATCCGATCGAGTTCCGTAAGGTCGAGATCATGCTGTTGGATTGA
- a CDS encoding sulfite exporter TauE/SafE family protein, which yields MQELAWYVVLIVAGFIAGIINTIAGGGSFLTLPALMLFGLDPQVANGTNRVAVLFSSASAVATFNKHGFLNRRLAFELTIPTLAGVPAGGLLAIYLPSGIFEAIFGVIFLCMAVLIAMNPKRLIEARQASDRSRWVTAPLFFAIGVYVGFIQAGMGILLLMAMSLLNTGDLLASNAIKNLIGFLVTLAAVALFAFYGYIEWLPGLTMALGNAIGGVVGAKLAIKKGNRLIFVFLIVVMTASGVKMIWSSLA from the coding sequence ATGCAGGAGCTGGCTTGGTACGTCGTTTTGATCGTCGCGGGTTTCATTGCGGGGATTATCAATACGATCGCGGGTGGTGGATCGTTCTTAACGCTGCCAGCGCTGATGCTGTTTGGCCTGGACCCCCAGGTTGCCAACGGAACCAATCGCGTGGCTGTCTTGTTTTCCAGCGCGTCGGCGGTCGCGACGTTTAACAAACACGGGTTCCTGAATCGGCGTTTGGCCTTCGAGCTGACGATCCCAACGCTGGCCGGAGTGCCCGCTGGCGGATTGCTGGCGATCTATCTGCCGTCGGGAATTTTCGAGGCGATCTTTGGCGTGATTTTCTTATGCATGGCGGTGTTGATCGCGATGAACCCCAAGCGGCTAATCGAAGCCCGCCAGGCGAGCGATCGATCGCGGTGGGTGACGGCTCCGCTGTTCTTTGCGATCGGCGTCTATGTCGGTTTCATCCAAGCGGGGATGGGAATTTTACTGTTGATGGCGATGAGCCTGTTGAACACCGGCGATCTGTTGGCCTCCAACGCGATTAAAAACCTGATCGGTTTTTTAGTCACTCTGGCTGCCGTCGCCTTGTTTGCTTTCTACGGCTACATCGAATGGCTGCCTGGATTAACGATGGCCCTGGGGAACGCGATCGGCGGCGTGGTGGGAGCGAAGCTGGCAATCAAAAAGGGGAACCGCTTGATCTTTGTCTTCTTGATCGTCGTCATGACCGCATCGGGCGTGAAGATGATTTGGTCGAGCCTCGCCTGA
- a CDS encoding glutamate decarboxylase has translation MPLHDKDSIRELLDDDVYGSADLAGQLPKYKFPGEEHDPRHVYSLVHDELMLDGNSRQNLATFCQTWAEPEVHKLMDECMDKNMIDKDEYPQTAEIEARCVHMLADLWNSPAAANTIGCSTTGSSEAAMLGGMAMKRAWEAKRKAAGKPYDKPNLITGPVQVCWHKFARYWDVELREIPMENDRLIMTPEEVIKRCDENTIGVVPTLGVTFTCQYEPVQQVSDALDQLEKETGLDIRIHVDGASGGFLAPFCAPDLVWDFRLPRVKSINTSGHKFGLSPLGVGWVIWREEQDLPQEEIFWVNYLGGNMRDIALNFSRPGGPVVCQYYNFLRLGKEGYRKIHTACYETAKFVARELEKLDYFDVIYDGDMESGIPALCWKIKEGVDPGFSLYDLADRLRSRGWQVPAYALPANRQDLAIQRILVRHGVSRDLGALLIEDLKRSIDYFKKHPVQSQITSEEASGFHH, from the coding sequence ATGCCACTGCACGATAAAGATTCGATTCGCGAACTACTCGACGACGACGTTTACGGATCGGCCGACCTTGCGGGTCAGTTGCCGAAATACAAGTTCCCAGGCGAAGAGCACGATCCGCGGCACGTCTATTCGCTGGTCCACGACGAACTGATGCTCGACGGCAACTCGCGTCAGAACCTGGCTACCTTCTGCCAGACCTGGGCCGAGCCCGAAGTGCATAAGTTGATGGACGAGTGCATGGACAAGAACATGATCGACAAGGATGAATATCCGCAGACCGCGGAGATCGAAGCGCGTTGCGTGCACATGCTTGCCGACCTCTGGAATTCCCCGGCCGCCGCCAACACGATCGGCTGTTCGACGACCGGATCGAGCGAAGCGGCGATGCTGGGTGGGATGGCGATGAAGCGAGCCTGGGAGGCGAAGCGCAAGGCTGCTGGAAAACCTTACGACAAACCGAACCTGATCACCGGCCCGGTCCAAGTCTGCTGGCACAAGTTCGCCCGCTACTGGGACGTCGAACTGCGCGAGATCCCGATGGAGAACGATCGCCTGATCATGACTCCCGAAGAAGTGATCAAACGCTGCGATGAAAACACGATCGGCGTCGTGCCAACTCTGGGCGTCACCTTCACCTGCCAATACGAACCGGTCCAACAGGTCTCCGACGCCCTGGACCAACTGGAAAAAGAGACCGGCCTTGACATCCGGATACACGTCGACGGAGCCAGCGGCGGCTTCTTGGCTCCGTTTTGTGCTCCCGATCTGGTCTGGGATTTCCGCCTACCTCGCGTCAAATCGATCAATACCTCGGGGCACAAGTTCGGCCTGTCGCCGCTGGGCGTCGGCTGGGTGATCTGGCGCGAGGAACAGGACCTGCCGCAAGAAGAGATCTTCTGGGTCAATTACCTGGGCGGAAACATGCGCGACATCGCGCTGAACTTCTCGCGTCCCGGCGGTCCCGTCGTCTGCCAGTACTACAACTTCCTGCGGCTGGGCAAAGAGGGTTACCGCAAGATCCACACAGCTTGTTACGAGACGGCGAAGTTCGTGGCACGCGAGCTGGAAAAGCTGGACTATTTCGATGTGATCTACGACGGCGACATGGAGTCGGGCATCCCGGCACTCTGCTGGAAGATCAAGGAGGGCGTCGACCCGGGATTCAGTCTTTACGACCTCGCCGATCGGCTGCGCAGTCGCGGTTGGCAAGTCCCCGCGTACGCATTGCCCGCGAACCGCCAAGACCTTGCGATCCAGCGGATCCTGGTTCGGCATGGTGTCAGCCGCGACCTGGGAGCTCTGTTGATCGAGGACCTCAAACGCTCGATCGATTACTTTAAGAAGCACCCGGTCCAGTCGCAGATCACGTCAGAAGAAGCCTCGGGTTTCCATCACTGA
- a CDS encoding potassium/proton antiporter, producing the protein MLSIETLILIIGILLLLGIASNKFSARAGVPVLFVFLIVGMLAGSEGIGGIEFEDYSLAYGIGTVALCLILFDGGIRTPYSSIRSAWKPAGVLATIGVFITALITGAAAAWVLEISIWQGMLLGSIVGSTDASVVFSVLRGGGVNIRPKLANTLEVESGSNDPMAIFLTIGLIQVLSGEVPFGFGLITLFLNQIVLGSVVGIGIGWGGAWMLSHVRLEAAGLYPVMASALALFSFGLAAAFGGSGFLAVYLTGIVIGNRRPVFYRGILLFHDAVAWICQILMFTALGILSFPSRLVGVAVPALLISFVLIFIARPIAVFLCASPFKFSFRELTFLSWVGLKGAIPITLATFPMLAGLPSASLMFDTVFFVVLTSALVQGWTLPHIARYLKLEVPTRLPPPVTLEISSLTNVDGDIVDYFVDESCQATGRMIKDLALPEGVVIALLVRDEQIIPPQGRSVLHSEDHVIVVLRPRVRALVDRIFARREQLESPIPAELEFPLRGSIKVGEIEQFYGLSIDTDNDATLDELVRKRLDPADVKVGATVRCEQLAFRIRELSSGGSVEYVGMTILPQTESNSSGEAKTEAPQ; encoded by the coding sequence ATGCTGAGCATTGAAACCCTGATCCTGATCATCGGCATCCTGCTGCTGCTGGGCATCGCGTCGAACAAGTTTTCGGCGCGGGCCGGTGTGCCGGTGCTGTTTGTCTTCTTGATCGTCGGCATGCTGGCCGGTTCCGAGGGGATCGGCGGGATCGAGTTCGAAGACTATTCATTAGCCTACGGGATCGGAACGGTCGCGTTGTGTCTGATCCTGTTCGACGGCGGCATCCGAACGCCCTATTCGTCGATCCGGTCGGCCTGGAAGCCGGCGGGCGTCTTGGCGACCATTGGCGTCTTTATCACGGCATTGATCACCGGTGCGGCGGCCGCTTGGGTTTTGGAGATTTCGATCTGGCAGGGGATGTTGTTGGGCAGCATCGTCGGTTCGACCGATGCGTCGGTCGTCTTTTCGGTGCTCCGTGGAGGAGGCGTTAACATCCGCCCCAAGCTGGCCAATACGCTGGAGGTGGAGAGCGGGTCGAACGATCCGATGGCGATCTTCTTGACGATCGGTTTGATCCAAGTGCTCAGCGGCGAAGTCCCTTTTGGCTTCGGCTTGATCACGTTGTTTCTAAACCAGATCGTGCTTGGCTCGGTCGTGGGGATCGGAATCGGTTGGGGCGGAGCGTGGATGCTCAGCCACGTGCGACTCGAAGCCGCCGGGCTGTATCCCGTGATGGCATCGGCGCTGGCCCTGTTTTCGTTTGGGCTAGCTGCCGCGTTTGGTGGCAGCGGATTTTTGGCCGTCTACCTAACGGGAATCGTGATCGGCAACCGGCGTCCCGTCTTCTATCGCGGGATCTTGCTGTTTCATGATGCGGTCGCCTGGATCTGCCAGATATTAATGTTTACCGCGTTGGGGATCCTTTCGTTTCCGAGCCGGTTGGTCGGAGTGGCGGTTCCCGCATTGCTGATCTCGTTTGTGTTGATCTTCATCGCCCGCCCGATCGCTGTCTTCCTGTGCGCCTCGCCGTTTAAATTCTCGTTTCGAGAGCTGACCTTCCTGTCCTGGGTGGGACTGAAGGGAGCGATCCCGATCACGCTGGCCACCTTCCCGATGCTCGCGGGACTGCCGAGTGCCTCGTTGATGTTCGACACCGTTTTCTTTGTCGTCTTGACCTCGGCCTTGGTGCAAGGCTGGACGCTGCCTCATATCGCTCGCTACTTGAAGCTGGAGGTGCCGACCCGCTTGCCGCCACCGGTCACTCTCGAGATCAGTTCATTGACCAACGTCGACGGCGACATCGTCGACTACTTTGTCGACGAGTCCTGCCAGGCGACGGGGCGGATGATCAAAGACCTGGCCTTGCCCGAGGGCGTTGTGATTGCGCTGTTGGTTCGCGACGAGCAGATCATTCCACCGCAAGGGCGTTCGGTGCTGCACAGCGAAGACCATGTGATCGTCGTCCTGCGACCGCGCGTTCGAGCGCTGGTCGACCGGATCTTCGCGCGCCGCGAACAACTGGAGAGTCCGATCCCGGCGGAGCTGGAGTTTCCGCTGCGAGGGTCGATCAAGGTCGGAGAGATCGAACAGTTCTATGGACTATCGATCGACACCGACAACGATGCGACGCTCGATGAATTGGTGCGGAAGCGACTGGATCCAGCCGACGTCAAAGTTGGCGCGACGGTCCGGTGCGAACAGCTCGCGTTTCGTATCCGAGAGCTGTCGTCCGGCGGAAGCGTCGAATACGTCGGCATGACGATCTTGCCGCAAACCGAATCGAACAGTAGCGGCGAAGCGAAGACCGAGGCTCCCCAATAA
- a CDS encoding FKBP-type peptidyl-prolyl cis-trans isomerase, whose product MKRLLFCGLLCSCLSTLPIQDAMSQDSIPAPASGVKDVNSYALGLEMGSQLRRQGFEAGDLDTASVALGIFDAISKANPKITTEQIQAAFQAIDAQLQQRAEARVREQKEKMEAIAGPNKEKADAFLAANGKKPGVVTLPSGLQYQVIKEGTGASPTAQSTVSVHYTGKLINGEVFDSSVERGQPARFGVGQVIRGWTEGLQKMKVGDKWMLYIPPDLGYGINGSPSRDPSEPPTIGPNEALIFEVELLDILD is encoded by the coding sequence ATGAAACGCTTGCTATTTTGCGGGCTGCTTTGCTCCTGCCTCTCCACCCTGCCAATCCAAGACGCTATGTCCCAAGATTCGATCCCCGCCCCCGCATCGGGCGTAAAAGACGTAAACAGCTACGCCCTGGGCCTCGAAATGGGCAGCCAGTTGCGCCGCCAAGGTTTCGAAGCGGGCGATCTCGACACCGCCTCGGTCGCTTTGGGCATCTTCGACGCGATCAGCAAGGCGAATCCGAAGATCACCACCGAACAGATCCAAGCGGCCTTCCAAGCGATTGACGCCCAACTGCAACAGCGCGCTGAAGCCCGCGTTCGCGAACAAAAAGAGAAGATGGAAGCGATCGCTGGCCCCAACAAAGAAAAAGCGGATGCTTTCCTGGCCGCAAACGGCAAGAAACCAGGCGTCGTGACGCTCCCGAGTGGCTTGCAATACCAAGTCATCAAAGAGGGAACCGGCGCATCGCCGACGGCACAAAGCACCGTCAGCGTCCACTACACCGGCAAACTGATCAACGGGGAAGTCTTCGACAGTTCGGTCGAACGTGGCCAACCCGCTCGATTTGGCGTCGGCCAAGTCATCCGCGGCTGGACCGAAGGACTGCAGAAGATGAAAGTTGGCGACAAGTGGATGCTCTACATCCCACCCGACCTCGGATACGGCATTAATGGATCCCCCTCGCGAGATCCAAGCGAACCGCCAACGATTGGCCCAAATGAAGCGTTGATCTTCGAAGTCGAATTGCTCGACATCCTCGACTGA
- the tpx gene encoding thiol peroxidase translates to MARSGVITFKGNPMTLQGEALSVGSPAPDFKLHYYKDGMQTLTLADLKGKPALLSIVPSLDTGVCAIQTKKFNESLGALGDSINAVTISRDLPFAQARFCGAENVSMQTASDYQTGEFGATYGMTIDELKLLTRAVVVLDSKGTVLYAETVGEVTSEPNYDAALEVLKNAS, encoded by the coding sequence ATGGCACGCAGCGGAGTGATCACATTTAAAGGCAACCCGATGACGTTGCAAGGCGAAGCATTGTCCGTGGGCAGCCCTGCCCCCGACTTCAAATTGCACTATTACAAAGACGGAATGCAAACGTTGACCCTCGCCGACCTCAAGGGGAAGCCAGCCCTTTTGAGCATCGTCCCTTCGTTGGACACCGGCGTCTGCGCGATTCAAACGAAGAAGTTCAACGAATCGCTGGGCGCTCTGGGCGATTCGATCAACGCTGTCACGATCAGCCGCGACCTTCCGTTCGCGCAAGCTCGCTTTTGCGGCGCCGAAAACGTCTCGATGCAAACCGCTAGCGACTACCAGACCGGGGAATTTGGCGCAACTTACGGCATGACGATCGATGAACTGAAGCTGTTGACCCGCGCGGTCGTCGTGCTCGATTCCAAGGGGACCGTCCTCTACGCCGAAACCGTTGGCGAAGTGACCAGCGAACCGAACTACGACGCGGCGCTGGAAGTTCTGAAAAACGCCAGCTAA
- a CDS encoding BON domain-containing protein translates to MITETFATQIDNEPLQIRVDSVIRQHPHLRGMGIRPHAEGQNVVLSGTVRSYFIKQMAQEAVRSVPGADRVDNQIEVHW, encoded by the coding sequence ATGATTACAGAAACCTTTGCGACCCAAATCGACAACGAACCTCTACAAATCCGCGTCGACAGCGTGATCCGGCAACACCCGCACCTACGCGGGATGGGCATCCGACCCCATGCCGAAGGACAAAACGTAGTCCTTAGCGGCACGGTTCGCAGTTATTTCATCAAACAGATGGCCCAGGAAGCGGTTCGAAGCGTTCCCGGCGCCGACCGCGTGGACAATCAAATCGAAGTCCACTGGTAA